The genomic window ATTGCCTAAGCTGGAAAAACCAAGGGTGCTACCTGTAATTATTTGGCCTGTGGTCTAACCTCTATTTAAACATTTTATATATTAAAATTGAACATTTTAATATATTTTGTATTAAAAATTAGACCTAGGAATGCGTTGTTTTTCATACAAATACCCTATTTCAAATAAAACAACCGACAGAATGACAATAATATTGTCTCCTTCATCTGCTTTCCTAAAAATAGAATCAATGGTTTCATTTATTACTCGCTGTCCATTGAAAAATTTTACTAATGCCTGTGTATCAGTAACATACTTTTTCATATATTTTTTTCAAATTTATCAAGAATATGCGCTGAGGAATTCCTTTTAAGTTCTTTCAAATCCTGTTCAAGTTTATCATAATCAACAGTAAAATCTTTAAAAATACCTCCGAGTTTTGTGATTTTTTTCTTATTTTCTAAAAAAATGACCAATACTCCGACAGGTCTGTGGAATTCTGGATTTTCAATAAGTTCTATATTTCCATTTTTATAAATTCCTTCTATGGCATAATTCATAATATGGATATCCCTGAGTTTAAAGGTTTCATCGTTGTGTTGTCTCACCAACCTTTTCTATAAGCCATTTTATCCAATCATCTAAGCCTTCTTCAGTTTTAGCCGAAACTTCAAAAAGTTTTATATTAGGATTAACCTGATAAATATTTTGAATAGCCTTATTTTTATCAAAATCAAGATAAGGAAGAAGATCAATTTTATTTAAAAGGGCAAAATCGCAAATTCTAAACATAAGAGGATATTTTAAAGGTTTATCTTCTCCTTCTGTTGTGCTTAATACTACGCCTTTTATATTCTCTCCTATATCAAATTCAGCAGGACATACTAAATTTCCAACATTTTCAACTATGATTAAATCTAAATTATTAAGGTCAAACTCATCAAGCGCTTTTTCAATAACATGGGCGGCAAGATGGCAATCACCTCCAAATTCATCAGTATTTACCTGAACTACTGGCGCTTTTGCTTTTGCAAGTCTTTCAGCATCGTTTGTTGTGCATACATCTCCGACAATTACAGCGCATTTTATTTGAGAATTAATTTTAGCGATAGCTTTTTCTAATACTGAAGTTTTTCCAGAGCCCGGTGAACTCATAATATTTACAACAAAAATGCCTTTTTCTTTAAAAAATTTTCGATTTTTTGCAGCTGCAGCATCGTTTGCGTCAAGAACTTTTTTTACAACTTTGATTTCCATGTATTAATCCTTATTTAAAGCTATATAATTAATCATCGAGCTCTATTGACACAATTTCAAGCTCTCTTCCTGATATTATTTCAACACTTCCAGATTTGCAGTGCGGACAATTAAAATTTGCAGTTTCAATTGTCCACTCTTTTTTACAGATATTACAGGAGGCTTTTACAGGAACTTCTTCTATGGTGATTTCAGCTTTTTTTAGTAAAGTATCTCCTTTAGCTATATCAAAACAAAAAGTTAAACTTTTCGGAACAATCGCGGATAGCTTACCTATTTTAAGATTAATTTTTTTTACACTGTTGTTTTCAACGCCTTTTGGGATTGAATCTTTTATTATATCCAAAATTTCAAGAGCTATACCCATTTCATGCATAAATTAAACTCGTTTTTGAATTAGTTTTTCAAGTTTAGTAAAAAATTGATTTCTAACAGTCTCTAAATGCAGAGATTCGTTATAATCAATAGAAATTATATCTTTTGTCATAAATTTTTTAGGTTCAACTTGTAATACATAAGAATTAACAATTTCATTCCAAAAAAAATCTGCACACCCAAACTGGATATAATCGGGTTCAAATTCAGGAATTTTTTTTAGTTCATCGTATAATTCTCTACCTAAATAGTTGTTTTCTATACAAATAGCAATATAAGCTATTCTATAATCAACATCAACTATTTTATTTGACATTGCTAAAGGCTCTGTGTCATTAGGATTACTTTGATATTTATGTAAAAAATGTCCATAACAGCTTTGTAATGTAAAACAATACGGCAGATTTGAAAAACCTTTAATTAAGTCAAGTATTGGTTTATCAATAGAATAAATATCAATCTCGTTTAAGTACTTACGTCTATTTTCGTCAAAACTGTTATCTTCAACAAAGTTTTTAACTTCTGTAAATGTTTCCAAGATATTATCCTTTAGATAAAAATATATTTGAGCATATTTTGCCTATTTCGCCGAGGTTTTCGCATACATGAATACCGCATTCCCTCATTTTTTCAATCTTTGATGAAGCTGTCCCGCTACTTCCACTAATGATAGCCCCAGCATGCCCCATTCTTCTTCCAGGCGGAGCTGTTAGACCAGCAATAAATCCAATAACTGGCTTAGAAACATTATTTTTTATAAAATCAGCTGCTTTTTCTTCTTCATTCCCACCTATTTCTCCAACCATTACTATTCCTTTTGTATCTGGATCTTTTTCAAAGGCATCAAGACAATCAATAAAATTTGTTCCTACTATTGGGTCCCCTCCAATGCCTATGCAAGTAGTTTGGCCAATTCCTTCTTTTGTAAGCTGATGAACAACTTCATAAGTTAAAGTCCCAGAACGGGAAACAACACCTATAGGACCGCCTTGCTTATGAATATGACCCGGCATAATACCGACTTTACACTCACCAGGAGTAATTATTCCTGGGCAGTTAGGGCCAATTAGCCTTGTTTTAGATATAGAGAGATAATTTTTAATTTTCATCATATCAAGAACAGGGATTCCTTCTGTAATAGCAACAACCAATTTTATTCCAGCATCAGAAGCTTCGATTATGGCATCAGCAGCAAATGGTGGAGGAACAACTATCATACTGCAATCAGCTGATGTTGCTACAACAGCTTCTTTTACAGTATTAAAAACTGGAATATCATCCATTTTTTGCCCACCTTTGCCTGGAGTAACGCCTCCGACGATTTTTGTTCCATATAAAGCGCATTGTTTTGTATGAAACTGTCCTTCTTTACCTGTTATTCCTTGAACTATAACTTTTGTGTTTTTATTAACGAAAATACTCAAGTCTACACCTCATTTTTTTAATTTTATAATTACCATGCTATTTCTACATTATTTTGTGGATAATCGGGCTCAGAGCTACCTCCTCCTCCGCCACCACCGCCACCTAACGCTAATGCTGCGCCGCCTACTATCAAAACGCCTATTGCTCCAAACAAAATATATCTTCGTTTTTTTGAAGGTTTTGCTACTTCAATGTTTTTTGCCTCGTAAATTCGGTATGTAGGCTCATATTCTGTAATATTATTTTCAGTATTATTGCCAGCATAAAAAAATTCATCATTACTATCTTCCGCTAATAATTCTTTAGAGTAGTAAATATATATAACTTGAAAAATAAGTAAAAAGATAAAAATTTTTTTTATCAACCACATTTTTTATTCTCCTTTTAATAAAGCTTTACAAACACTTTATCTTTATCTGTTCCGATTATTACTGGAGTTTGAACTCGCCCTCCGTGAAGCCTTTTTGCCCAATAAGGAACTCCTTCTGCTTTATCGGCTAAGTATTCATAAATTTCTTTAAATGTTATTGCTTTGTCCTTATTGATATCAGAACTTCCGTTTAAAGCTTTTAGAAAAAAATAAGTAAAAAGGCTATGCTGTTTTTCATCATACCAACTGCTGATTTCATCACCTTTTGAACTTGCGAGTACCATTATATTTTTATCAGCAGGCCTGTCTTCAACTGCTATCAAAACTGGGCTTGCGCTTTGTATAATAAATTTCCCAGGGTCAGTTCCTCCTGAAAAACAAGCATCAATTAATACAGTAATTGATTTTGCTTCTATTTTAGAAAGATTTTGATAAAGCAACTCTAATGGATAGCCATTTAAAGCTATTTTTGAAGGATCACAATTTACTGGAAGAAAATATCCTTTTTTACTGTTAGGGTCAGGCGCTCCATGTCCACTATAGTAAATAAGCACGTCGGATTTATTTGGCTTAACATAGTCATGGAGAATGCCTTTATAATTTCCTTCAATTCCGAATAAGGCTTCAAACTCAGCTTTTGTAACATCTGTTTTGTATATAATGTTTCCTTCTCTATACCCTAATGTTTCAATTAAATATTTTTTTATTGTTTCAGCGTCTTTATGGGCATATTTAACGGAAGGAACGTCTTTATGCTGATAATTTCTATTGCCTATTACTATGGCTATTCCATCAAGATTTTTCATTGAAGTTTTAGGGATATTGATATCAACGTCAACTTGAAATTCAGGAATATCTTCTACTAAAAGATTTCCTCGCGGTATATCCTCATTGATTTGTATCGTTCGTATATTGCCTTCAGGCTTAAGTTCTGTATTGATTGCAACTAATTTTGTATCAGACAAGATATATTTACCTGTTTTATCTTTTGCTTTTATTATAAATTTTAATTCTTTCTCAACAAATTCACTGTTTACAAAATATCTATAATTTACTACTTCATATTTGCCTGGTTCTATTTTATTGAAATATGGATTTTTTCTTAATATTCTTTCACCTTCACCAACACCCAAAAACATTACTCCTTGTTGTTCGTTTATTATTTCTATTGATAATCCTTCCGATAGACCGTCTCCAATATTCTGAAAAGCTAATTTTAAATCTAACGATTCATTTATATCAATCTGATTATTTTTGGCAGAGGATTCACTTTCAATAGCTGCAAATTTTGCAAGAATAACTTCAGGAGCTCGTGTTTTTCTTGTATAAAAATGAAGCCTTTTTCCTTGTATTTTAACCTTAAAATTAGGCTCAATAACTTTAATATCAAGGAATGCCGGGCCATGAATAATATTTTTTGAAGCTTTTACAGAAGTTGAAATAGTTAATAGACCTCCTTTTTTAGGCACAAGGTCTATAAATTTTTTTTCTTCAAATAGCAGTCCTTTCACAGTCGTTGAAAGTTCAATAAAAACACCTTTTGCATCCCCATATCCGTCATTTTTAATTGTTACAGATAACTCTCCTGCTTTACCGCCTTCAAGAACGCTGTCAGAAAATGTTATCTCTTTTATTGAAAGTATAGGTGGCAATGAGACTTCCGATGATACGCTTGATTTTTCAATTTTTTTTGATGCCTTTATTTCAAATAATTTTGAACTAATACGCATGTCATCCATATATATATCAACTTTCCATTGTCCATAATTATTTTCCGTAATTTCTCCTTTTACTCCAATTTTGTGCCATGCAGCTCCTGATTTAATGTATTTTTGTTTATCAGTTTGAATTTCAAAATTTTTTGTCGAATAATAAATATTTCCATCAGGGCTGTACCATTTCCATTGAAAAAAATGTTTTCCGTATAGGTTTTCAAAT from Desulfobacterales bacterium includes these protein-coding regions:
- the sucD gene encoding succinate--CoA ligase subunit alpha — protein: MSIFVNKNTKVIVQGITGKEGQFHTKQCALYGTKIVGGVTPGKGGQKMDDIPVFNTVKEAVVATSADCSMIVVPPPFAADAIIEASDAGIKLVVAITEGIPVLDMMKIKNYLSISKTRLIGPNCPGIITPGECKVGIMPGHIHKQGGPIGVVSRSGTLTYEVVHQLTKEGIGQTTCIGIGGDPIVGTNFIDCLDAFEKDPDTKGIVMVGEIGGNEEEKAADFIKNNVSKPVIGFIAGLTAPPGRRMGHAGAIISGSSGTASSKIEKMRECGIHVCENLGEIGKICSNIFLSKG
- the hypB gene encoding hydrogenase nickel incorporation protein HypB, with amino-acid sequence MEIKVVKKVLDANDAAAAKNRKFFKEKGIFVVNIMSSPGSGKTSVLEKAIAKINSQIKCAVIVGDVCTTNDAERLAKAKAPVVQVNTDEFGGDCHLAAHVIEKALDEFDLNNLDLIIVENVGNLVCPAEFDIGENIKGVVLSTTEGEDKPLKYPLMFRICDFALLNKIDLLPYLDFDKNKAIQNIYQVNPNIKLFEVSAKTEEGLDDWIKWLIEKVGETTQR
- a CDS encoding caspase family protein; amino-acid sequence: MKSKRIIYYKFIFLVLVLLFSLFCLTLSCSSKKTLLKKDEFKVIQSELSKSIEENLKDFSTIAPTSVFSNEDKEVISSLKFENLYGKHFFQWKWYSPDGNIYYSTKNFEIQTDKQKYIKSGAAWHKIGVKGEITENNYGQWKVDIYMDDMRISSKLFEIKASKKIEKSSVSSEVSLPPILSIKEITFSDSVLEGGKAGELSVTIKNDGYGDAKGVFIELSTTVKGLLFEEKKFIDLVPKKGGLLTISTSVKASKNIIHGPAFLDIKVIEPNFKVKIQGKRLHFYTRKTRAPEVILAKFAAIESESSAKNNQIDINESLDLKLAFQNIGDGLSEGLSIEIINEQQGVMFLGVGEGERILRKNPYFNKIEPGKYEVVNYRYFVNSEFVEKELKFIIKAKDKTGKYILSDTKLVAINTELKPEGNIRTIQINEDIPRGNLLVEDIPEFQVDVDINIPKTSMKNLDGIAIVIGNRNYQHKDVPSVKYAHKDAETIKKYLIETLGYREGNIIYKTDVTKAEFEALFGIEGNYKGILHDYVKPNKSDVLIYYSGHGAPDPNSKKGYFLPVNCDPSKIALNGYPLELLYQNLSKIEAKSITVLIDACFSGGTDPGKFIIQSASPVLIAVEDRPADKNIMVLASSKGDEISSWYDEKQHSLFTYFFLKALNGSSDINKDKAITFKEIYEYLADKAEGVPYWAKRLHGGRVQTPVIIGTDKDKVFVKLY
- the hypA gene encoding hydrogenase maturation nickel metallochaperone HypA, which gives rise to MHEMGIALEILDIIKDSIPKGVENNSVKKINLKIGKLSAIVPKSLTFCFDIAKGDTLLKKAEITIEEVPVKASCNICKKEWTIETANFNCPHCKSGSVEIISGRELEIVSIELDD